In Microbacterium galbinum, a single window of DNA contains:
- a CDS encoding YbjQ family protein, producing MISGNGSVLWHDGLMFMVTTNDIPGYRITQVLGEVMGLTVRSTDFGQGFAAGFRSLGGGEIPEYTQVMYEARQVVMGRMWAEAQQRGGNAIVAMRFDAGSIQNFTEICAYGTAVVVEPLAPQPAPPQPPRF from the coding sequence ATGATTTCTGGTAATGGCTCCGTGCTCTGGCACGATGGCCTCATGTTCATGGTGACGACGAACGATATTCCGGGTTACCGCATCACGCAGGTGCTCGGCGAGGTCATGGGCCTCACGGTGCGCTCGACCGACTTCGGTCAGGGGTTCGCCGCGGGCTTCCGTTCGCTCGGCGGCGGCGAGATCCCCGAGTACACCCAGGTCATGTACGAGGCCCGGCAGGTCGTCATGGGGCGCATGTGGGCCGAGGCCCAGCAGCGCGGCGGCAACGCGATCGTCGCGATGCGCTTCGACGCCGGGTCGATCCAGAACTTCACCGAGATCTGCGCGTACGGCACCGCGGTCGTCGTCGAGCCCCTCGCCCCGCAGCCCGCGCCGCCGCAGCCGCCCCGGTTCTAG
- a CDS encoding helix-turn-helix domain-containing protein, with product MSPAENDDELTGIHCRLDELLADRGMTLTELSARVGVSIVNLSVLKNDRARAIRYSTLRAICDALDCEVGELLVLAERP from the coding sequence ATGAGCCCCGCGGAGAACGACGACGAGCTCACCGGCATCCACTGCCGCCTCGACGAACTGCTCGCCGACCGCGGCATGACGCTCACCGAGCTCAGCGCGCGCGTGGGGGTGAGCATCGTGAACCTGTCGGTGCTCAAGAACGACCGCGCCCGCGCCATCCGCTACTCGACGCTGCGGGCGATCTGCGACGCGCTCGACTGCGAGGTCGGCGAGCTGCTGGTGCTGGCCGAGCGCCCCTAG
- a CDS encoding dehydrogenase: MAAKKAKSAKQKPAPEDFRSDALALALEKQDVAAVALALRNGTTVVPLVKPGARDNPLDTGEVWTYRDPNSGDLALLLFSDAKNKPDNLPPGVGIYTAEWLRKFLGTHPITTVFLDIAGPHPMQASPQELLKALEA, from the coding sequence ATGGCAGCGAAGAAGGCGAAGAGCGCGAAGCAGAAGCCGGCACCCGAGGACTTCCGATCGGATGCCCTGGCACTGGCGCTCGAGAAGCAGGACGTCGCGGCGGTCGCCCTCGCGCTGCGCAACGGCACGACGGTCGTGCCGCTGGTGAAGCCCGGCGCACGCGACAACCCGCTCGACACCGGCGAGGTGTGGACCTACCGCGACCCGAACAGCGGCGACCTCGCCCTGCTGCTGTTCAGCGACGCGAAGAACAAGCCCGACAACCTGCCTCCCGGCGTCGGCATCTACACGGCAGAGTGGCTCCGGAAGTTCCTCGGCACGCATCCGATCACGACCGTGTTCCTCGACATCGCCGGTCCTCACCCGATGCAGGCCTCGCCGCAGGAGCTGCTCAAGGCGCTCGAGGCCTGA
- a CDS encoding cation:proton antiporter → MDAEIFYVLVGAVVVAAIARWRGWPAPLLVTVVALAVSFLPFVPELRADGHLLLNLVLPPLLYSAALDVSFVGFRRSLPQIRRLGIWLVLITAIAVGLIAWWIFPDLGLPGALLLGAIVSPPDAVSAAAIGRKLGLPRRIMTVLSGESLINDATSLTLYRVFAAILAGATVSVWGGIWQFVVAVAVGVGIGLVFGVALHQLRMRISDPVVIGTFGLLAPFGAYAIAEHLNGSGVLAVVAMGLYVGFNAPRTDYTTRQQEKPIWLSADFLLESFVFAYIGLQLPRVVSDLGAESIGEILLLSGAVLVVVLIVRPLFIFPANAWANFQDRRRLARWDRGVESGEFQKRQKQSRRWGQYTPDELRTQIVRERMAGLQLTWKDNAVISWAGMRGVVTLATALAAADLATLDERASHAIVVVAFIVTVGTLLLQGLTLPMLIRRLGIASDVDHAEDEKALAAVKEKSRRAGKAFLAEKRVEWEEKYGEVDLSIFDAFAKRMNRVEKDTDEAQEVEDSVAKPSYDDLVALSKGWLQVRREILLEERDKGNLDEEVMRELIAAMDAEELAMDTRGATRPGERA, encoded by the coding sequence ATGGATGCCGAGATCTTCTACGTCCTCGTCGGCGCCGTCGTCGTGGCGGCCATCGCCCGCTGGCGCGGGTGGCCCGCCCCGCTGCTCGTCACGGTCGTCGCGCTCGCGGTGTCGTTCCTTCCGTTCGTGCCCGAGCTGCGTGCCGACGGGCACCTGCTGCTGAACCTCGTGCTGCCGCCGCTGCTGTACTCGGCGGCCCTCGACGTCTCGTTCGTCGGGTTCCGGCGCAGCCTGCCGCAGATCCGCCGCCTGGGCATCTGGCTGGTGCTGATCACGGCGATCGCCGTCGGTCTGATCGCGTGGTGGATCTTCCCCGATCTGGGCCTTCCCGGGGCGCTGCTGCTCGGCGCGATCGTCTCTCCGCCCGATGCGGTCTCGGCCGCCGCGATCGGCCGCAAGCTCGGCCTGCCGCGCCGCATCATGACGGTGCTGTCGGGTGAGAGCCTCATCAACGATGCGACCTCGCTGACTCTGTACCGGGTGTTCGCGGCGATCCTCGCGGGCGCGACCGTGAGCGTCTGGGGCGGCATCTGGCAGTTCGTCGTCGCGGTGGCGGTGGGTGTCGGCATCGGCCTGGTGTTCGGCGTCGCGCTGCACCAACTGCGCATGCGCATCTCCGACCCCGTCGTGATCGGTACGTTCGGCCTGCTCGCTCCCTTCGGCGCCTACGCCATCGCCGAGCACCTCAACGGCTCGGGTGTACTGGCGGTCGTCGCGATGGGCCTGTACGTCGGCTTCAACGCTCCGCGCACCGACTACACGACCCGTCAGCAGGAGAAGCCGATCTGGCTCTCGGCCGACTTCCTGCTCGAGAGCTTCGTGTTCGCGTACATCGGTCTGCAGCTGCCGCGCGTGGTCAGCGACCTCGGCGCCGAATCGATCGGCGAGATCCTGCTGCTCTCGGGCGCCGTGCTCGTGGTCGTGCTGATCGTGCGCCCGCTGTTCATCTTCCCGGCCAACGCCTGGGCGAACTTCCAGGACCGTCGGCGCCTCGCCCGCTGGGATCGGGGGGTCGAATCGGGAGAGTTCCAGAAGCGGCAGAAGCAGTCGCGGCGCTGGGGCCAGTACACCCCCGACGAGCTGCGCACGCAGATCGTGCGCGAGCGGATGGCGGGCCTCCAGCTCACCTGGAAGGACAACGCGGTCATCTCCTGGGCGGGCATGCGCGGCGTGGTCACGCTCGCGACGGCGCTCGCCGCGGCCGACCTCGCCACCCTCGACGAGCGGGCCTCGCACGCGATCGTCGTGGTCGCGTTCATCGTGACCGTCGGCACGCTGCTGCTGCAGGGGCTCACGCTGCCGATGCTGATCCGCCGGCTCGGCATCGCCAGCGACGTCGATCACGCCGAGGATGAGAAGGCCCTCGCCGCGGTGAAGGAGAAGAGTCGTCGGGCCGGCAAGGCGTTCCTCGCCGAGAAGCGCGTGGAGTGGGAGGAGAAGTACGGCGAGGTCGACCTCTCGATCTTCGACGCTTTCGCCAAGCGCATGAACCGCGTCGAGAAGGACACCGACGAGGCGCAGGAGGTCGAGGACTCGGTCGCCAAGCCGTCGTACGACGACCTCGTCGCCCTCTCGAAGGGCTGGTTGCAGGTGCGCCGCGAGATCCTCCTCGAGGAACGCGACAAGGGCAACCTCGACGAGGAGGTCATGCGCGAGCTGATCGCGGCGATGGATGCCGAGGAGCTCGCCATGGACACCCGCGGGGCGACCCGTCCGGGCGAGCGCGCGTAG
- a CDS encoding DUF2975 domain-containing protein: protein MATRISPRSETADAVTVIFYAVAAVVIVGIATWLRVLTTFREEGIAWSVPIDAMPVDATGDSGAISISGIAEEVVVFAPNVNAVSIAAIIASIALWAAAALLIIGSVILLAGNFLRGRFFVDANVRALVATGWTLVIAPIAIVLFDTMGRNGVLSAIGTGPGEPAHPLEFWSILPIFGIGMAVGLIAVAFRRGIRTQRENESLQKETEGLV, encoded by the coding sequence ATGGCCACCCGCATCTCGCCCCGTTCCGAGACCGCCGATGCGGTCACCGTCATCTTCTATGCGGTGGCCGCCGTCGTGATCGTCGGTATCGCCACCTGGCTGCGCGTGCTGACCACGTTCCGCGAGGAGGGCATCGCATGGAGCGTTCCCATCGATGCGATGCCCGTGGACGCCACGGGCGACTCCGGAGCGATCTCGATCTCGGGCATCGCCGAAGAGGTCGTGGTCTTCGCCCCAAACGTCAACGCCGTCTCGATCGCCGCGATCATCGCCTCGATCGCGCTGTGGGCGGCCGCCGCACTGCTGATCATCGGCTCGGTGATCCTGCTGGCCGGAAACTTCCTGCGCGGGCGCTTTTTCGTCGACGCGAACGTGCGGGCGCTCGTGGCGACCGGGTGGACCCTCGTGATCGCCCCGATCGCGATCGTGCTCTTCGACACGATGGGCCGCAACGGAGTGCTCAGCGCCATCGGCACGGGGCCCGGCGAGCCCGCGCATCCGCTCGAGTTCTGGTCGATCCTCCCGATCTTCGGAATCGGGATGGCCGTCGGACTCATCGCTGTGGCCTTCCGTCGCGGGATCCGAACCCAGCGCGAGAACGAGTCCTTGCAGAAGGAAACCGAGGGTCTCGTATGA
- a CDS encoding amino-acid N-acetyltransferase, producing MSDYIVRPARSADIVGIRNLLQPMVEQRILLGKDLAVLYGAVQEFVVAEADGELIGCGALHVFWEDLGEVRTLLVSDAWLHHGVGRAIVDRLEQNAVTLGLSRLFCLTFEVEFFTRRGFTTIGEQVVDPDVYSQLLRSGDAGVEEFLDLAHVKPNTLGNTRMLKHLN from the coding sequence GTGAGCGACTACATCGTCCGGCCGGCGCGGAGCGCCGACATCGTCGGCATCCGCAATCTGCTGCAGCCGATGGTCGAGCAGCGCATCCTCCTGGGCAAGGACCTCGCCGTGCTCTACGGCGCCGTGCAGGAGTTCGTCGTGGCCGAGGCCGACGGCGAGCTGATCGGCTGCGGCGCGCTCCACGTCTTCTGGGAAGACCTCGGCGAGGTGCGTACGCTGCTCGTCAGCGACGCCTGGCTGCACCACGGGGTGGGGCGAGCGATCGTCGACCGCCTCGAGCAGAACGCGGTCACGCTCGGACTCTCGCGGCTGTTCTGCCTGACGTTCGAGGTCGAGTTCTTCACGCGCCGCGGCTTCACGACCATCGGCGAGCAGGTCGTCGATCCCGACGTGTATTCGCAGCTCCTGCGCAGCGGCGACGCGGGTGTCGAGGAATTCCTCGATCTCGCGCACGTCAAGCCCAACACGCTCGGCAACACGCGGATGCTGAAGCACCTGAACTAG
- a CDS encoding ATP-dependent Clp protease ATP-binding subunit, protein MFERFTDRARRVVVLAQEEAKMLNHNYIGTEHILLGLIHEGEGVAAKALESLGISLDAVREQVQDIIGQGQQQPTGHIPFTPRAKKVLELSLREALQLGHNYIGTEHILLGLIREGEGVAAQVLVKLGADLNKVRQQVIQLLSGAPGREPAAVGAQSNDTPSAQGGSQVLDQFGRNLTQAARDNKLDPVIGREKEAERVMQILSRRSKNNPVLIGEPGVGKTAVVEGLAQAIVKGDVPETLKDKQLYSLDLGSLIAGSRYRGDFEERLKKVTKEIRTRGDIIVFIDEIHTLVGAGAAEGAIDAASILKPLLARGELQTIGATTLDEYRKHFEKDAALERRFQPVQVNEPSLPHAINILKGLRDRYEAHHKVQITDGAIVAAANLADRYVSDRFLPDKAIDLIDEAGARLRLSILSSPPELREFDEKIAKVREQKEVASEEQDFEKAAALRDEEKSLLAERLRLEKQWRAGDVATSAVVDEGLIAEVLAQATGIPVFKLTEEESSRLVFMEKALHQRVIGQEEAIAALSKTIRRQRAGLKDPKRPSGSFIFAGPTGVGKTELAKALAEFLFDDEAALISLDMSEFGEKHTVSRLFGAPPGFVGFEEGGQLTEKVRRKPFSVVLFDEIEKAHPDIFNSLLQILEEGRLTDGQGRVVDFKNTVIIMTTNLGARDIAGGPVGFQIEGSNATTYERMKGKVNEELKRHFKPEFLNRVDDIIVFPQLNKEELVQIVDLFTKRLSERLLDRDMTIELSQAAKERLIEIGFDPSLGARPLRRAMQHEVEDRLSEKILHGELDSGDHVKVDAKDGEFLFEHGPREGGPVSVGVNTGGDISGTPDLAIASGE, encoded by the coding sequence ATGTTCGAGAGATTCACGGACCGAGCCCGTCGTGTGGTCGTCCTCGCCCAAGAAGAGGCGAAGATGCTCAACCACAACTACATCGGTACCGAGCACATCCTGCTCGGTCTCATCCACGAAGGCGAGGGCGTCGCCGCCAAGGCGCTGGAGTCCCTTGGCATCTCCCTCGACGCGGTGCGCGAGCAGGTGCAGGACATCATCGGCCAGGGTCAGCAGCAGCCGACCGGCCACATCCCCTTCACCCCCCGCGCCAAGAAGGTGCTCGAGCTCAGCCTCCGCGAGGCCCTGCAGCTCGGCCACAACTACATCGGCACCGAGCACATCCTGCTCGGTCTCATCCGCGAGGGTGAGGGCGTCGCCGCGCAGGTGCTCGTCAAGCTGGGCGCCGACCTCAACAAGGTGCGCCAGCAGGTCATCCAGCTGCTCTCGGGCGCCCCGGGCCGCGAGCCGGCCGCCGTCGGCGCGCAGAGCAACGACACCCCGAGCGCGCAGGGCGGCTCGCAGGTTCTCGACCAGTTCGGTCGTAACCTGACGCAGGCCGCGCGCGACAACAAGCTCGACCCGGTCATCGGGCGCGAGAAGGAGGCGGAGCGGGTCATGCAGATCCTCTCCCGCCGTTCCAAGAACAACCCCGTGCTGATCGGTGAGCCCGGCGTCGGCAAGACCGCCGTCGTCGAGGGCCTCGCGCAGGCCATCGTCAAGGGCGATGTGCCCGAGACGCTGAAGGACAAGCAGCTGTACTCGCTCGACCTCGGCTCGCTCATCGCCGGTTCCCGCTACCGCGGTGACTTCGAGGAGCGGCTGAAGAAGGTCACCAAGGAGATCCGCACGCGCGGCGACATCATCGTCTTCATCGACGAGATCCACACCCTCGTGGGTGCGGGTGCCGCCGAGGGCGCGATCGACGCGGCCAGCATCCTCAAGCCGCTGCTCGCCCGCGGTGAGCTCCAGACCATCGGCGCCACCACACTCGACGAGTACCGCAAGCACTTCGAGAAGGATGCCGCGCTCGAGCGCCGCTTCCAGCCGGTGCAGGTCAACGAGCCGAGCCTGCCGCACGCGATCAACATCCTCAAGGGTCTGCGCGACCGCTACGAGGCGCACCACAAGGTGCAGATCACGGACGGCGCGATCGTCGCGGCGGCGAACCTCGCCGACCGCTACGTCTCCGACCGCTTCCTGCCCGACAAGGCCATCGACCTGATCGACGAGGCCGGCGCACGCCTGCGTCTGTCGATCCTGTCGAGCCCGCCCGAGCTGCGCGAGTTCGACGAGAAGATCGCCAAGGTGCGCGAGCAGAAGGAAGTCGCCAGCGAAGAGCAGGACTTCGAGAAGGCCGCCGCCCTCCGCGACGAGGAGAAGAGCCTCCTCGCCGAGCGTCTGCGCCTCGAGAAGCAGTGGCGTGCGGGCGACGTCGCCACCTCCGCGGTGGTCGACGAGGGTCTGATCGCCGAGGTGCTCGCACAGGCCACCGGCATCCCCGTCTTCAAGCTGACGGAAGAGGAGTCCTCGCGACTCGTCTTCATGGAGAAGGCCCTGCACCAGCGCGTCATCGGTCAGGAAGAGGCCATCGCCGCCCTGTCGAAGACGATCCGTCGTCAGCGCGCCGGCCTCAAGGACCCGAAGCGTCCCTCGGGCTCGTTCATCTTCGCCGGCCCCACGGGTGTCGGAAAGACCGAGCTGGCCAAGGCGCTCGCCGAGTTCCTGTTCGACGACGAAGCCGCTCTCATCTCGCTCGACATGAGCGAGTTCGGCGAGAAGCACACCGTCTCGCGTCTGTTCGGTGCCCCTCCCGGGTTCGTCGGATTCGAAGAGGGTGGCCAGCTCACCGAGAAGGTGCGTCGCAAGCCGTTCAGCGTGGTGCTCTTCGACGAGATCGAGAAGGCCCACCCCGACATCTTCAACTCGCTGCTGCAGATCCTCGAAGAGGGTCGGCTCACCGACGGCCAGGGTCGCGTGGTGGACTTCAAGAACACCGTCATCATCATGACCACGAACCTCGGTGCGCGCGACATCGCCGGTGGTCCCGTCGGCTTCCAGATCGAGGGCAGCAACGCCACGACCTACGAGCGGATGAAGGGCAAGGTGAACGAAGAGCTCAAGCGGCACTTCAAGCCCGAGTTCCTCAACCGCGTCGACGACATCATCGTGTTCCCGCAGCTCAACAAGGAGGAGCTGGTGCAGATCGTCGATCTGTTCACCAAGCGCCTCAGCGAGCGGCTGCTCGACCGCGACATGACGATCGAGCTGTCGCAGGCCGCCAAGGAGCGTCTCATCGAGATCGGGTTCGACCCGTCGCTCGGTGCCCGCCCGCTGCGTCGCGCGATGCAGCACGAGGTCGAAGACCGCCTGTCGGAGAAGATCCTGCACGGCGAGCTCGACTCGGGCGACCACGTGAAGGTCGACGCGAAGGACGGGGAGTTCCTGTTCGAGCACGGCCCGCGCGAGGGTGGCCCGGTCTCGGTCGGCGTCAACACCGGCGGCGACATCTCCGGCACCCCCGACCTGGCGATCGCCAGCGGGGAGTGA
- a CDS encoding dicarboxylate/amino acid:cation symporter: MSTTARAQKAPDTRGPIRKLLTSFGFQILAALVLGIAAGLIGRQLGATAENPNGLSATLDTIGSSYVTLLRAAVVPLIFTAIVASISNLRRVQNAARLAGQTLLWFAITAFIAVVIGIVLGLVIQPGARAGEGLEPGEPYTVGTWWNFLLGLIPQNFLGIGVSSSFDAEAGAVSSSVSFNILQVIVVAAVVGIAALKAGKKAEPFLVFTESLLKVIQRVLWWIIRIAPLGTFGLIGAAVIKYGWEKLASLGWFAIAIYIGLALVLFVVYPVLVKTHGLSIKQYFSGVWPAVQLAFVSRSSIGTLPLTERVTERNLGVPRSYASFAVPFGATTKMDGCAAIYPAIAAIFVAQFFGIELNFVQYLLIVIVSVVGSAATAGTTGAVVMLTLTLSTLGLPLEGVGLLLAIDPILDMGRTAVNVAGQALIPTIVAKREGILDERLYNAPREGLPFAEDDDDDAPEADAGTTAAPEPAATR, encoded by the coding sequence ATGAGTACCACCGCTCGCGCGCAGAAGGCGCCTGATACCCGCGGACCGATCCGGAAGCTGCTGACGTCGTTCGGCTTCCAGATCCTCGCCGCCCTCGTCCTCGGCATCGCCGCCGGCCTCATCGGCCGCCAGCTCGGCGCCACCGCCGAGAACCCGAACGGCCTCTCGGCCACCCTCGACACCATCGGCAGCTCGTACGTGACGCTGCTGCGCGCTGCCGTCGTGCCCCTCATCTTCACCGCCATCGTGGCGAGCATCTCGAACCTGCGCCGCGTGCAGAACGCCGCCCGCCTCGCCGGCCAGACGCTGCTGTGGTTCGCGATCACCGCGTTCATCGCCGTCGTCATCGGCATCGTGCTCGGCCTCGTCATCCAGCCCGGCGCCCGCGCGGGCGAGGGGCTCGAGCCCGGCGAGCCCTACACCGTCGGCACGTGGTGGAACTTCCTGCTCGGCCTCATCCCGCAGAACTTCCTCGGCATCGGAGTGAGCAGCTCGTTCGACGCCGAAGCCGGCGCCGTCTCGTCGAGCGTCAGCTTCAACATCCTGCAGGTCATCGTCGTCGCGGCCGTCGTCGGCATCGCCGCGCTCAAGGCGGGCAAGAAGGCCGAGCCGTTCCTCGTCTTCACCGAGTCGCTGCTCAAGGTCATCCAGCGCGTGCTGTGGTGGATCATCCGCATCGCCCCGCTCGGCACCTTCGGCCTGATCGGCGCCGCCGTCATCAAGTACGGCTGGGAGAAGCTCGCCTCGCTCGGCTGGTTCGCGATCGCGATCTACATCGGTCTCGCGCTCGTGCTCTTCGTCGTCTACCCCGTGCTGGTGAAGACCCACGGCCTGTCGATCAAGCAGTACTTCTCGGGTGTCTGGCCCGCCGTGCAGCTGGCCTTCGTCAGCCGCTCGTCGATCGGCACCCTGCCGCTCACCGAGCGCGTCACCGAGCGCAACCTCGGCGTGCCCCGCTCGTACGCCTCGTTCGCCGTGCCGTTCGGCGCCACCACCAAGATGGACGGCTGCGCCGCGATCTACCCGGCCATCGCCGCGATCTTCGTCGCGCAGTTCTTCGGCATCGAGCTCAACTTCGTGCAGTACCTGCTCATCGTGATCGTCTCGGTCGTCGGTTCCGCCGCGACCGCCGGCACCACGGGCGCGGTCGTCATGCTCACGCTCACGCTGTCGACGCTCGGCCTGCCGCTCGAGGGCGTGGGACTGCTGCTCGCGATCGACCCGATCCTCGACATGGGCCGCACCGCGGTCAACGTCGCGGGCCAGGCGCTCATCCCGACGATCGTCGCCAAGCGCGAAGGCATCCTCGACGAGCGCCTCTACAACGCGCCGCGCGAGGGCCTCCCCTTCGCCGAGGACGATGACGACGACGCCCCCGAGGCGGATGCCGGCACCACCGCCGCACCGGAGCCCGCCGCCACGCGCTGA